A single Cannabis sativa cultivar Pink pepper isolate KNU-18-1 chromosome 7, ASM2916894v1, whole genome shotgun sequence DNA region contains:
- the LOC115697901 gene encoding cannabichromenic acid synthase: protein MNCSTFSFWFVCKIIFFFLSFNIQISIANPQENFLKCFSEYIPNNPANPKFIYTQHDQLYMSVLNSTIQNLRFTSDTTPKPLVIVTPSNVSHIQASILCSKKVGLQIRTRSGGHDAEGLSYISQVPFAIVDLRNMHTVKVDIHSQTAWVEAGATLGEVYYWINEMNENFSFPGGYCPTVGVGGHFSGGGYGALMRNYGLAADNIIDAHLVNVDGKVLDRKSMGEDLFWAIRGGGGENFGIIAAWKIKLVVVPSKATIFSVKKNMEIHGLVKLFNKWQNIAYKYDKDLMLTTHFRTRNITDNHGKNKTTVHGYFSSIFLGGVDSLVDLMNKSFPELGIKKTDCKELSWIDTTIFYSGVVNYNTANFKKEILLDRSAGKKTAFSIKLDYVKKLIPETAMVKILEKLYEEEVGVGMYVLYPYGGIMDEISESAIPFPHRAGIMYELWYTATWEKQEDNEKHINWVRSVYNFTTPYVSQNPRLAYLNYRDLDLGKTNPESPNNYTQARIWGEKYFGKNFNRLVKVKTKADPNNFFRNEQSIPPLPPRHH from the coding sequence ATGAATTGCTCAACATTCTCCTTTTGGTTTGTttgcaaaataatatttttctttctctcaTTCAATATCCAAATTTCAATAGCTAATCCTCAAGAAAACTTCCTTAAATGCTTCTCGGAATATATTCCTAACAATCCAGCAAATCCAAAATTCATATACACTCAACACGACCAATTGTATATGTCTGTCCTGAATTCGACAATACAAAATCTTAGATTCACCTCTGATACAACCCCAAAACCACTCGTTATTGTCACTCCTTCAAATGTCTCCCATATCCAGGCCAGTATTCTCTGCTCCAAGAAAGTTGGTTTGCAGATTCGAACTCGAAGCGGTGGCCATGATGCTGAGGGTTTGTCCTACATATCTCAAGTCCCATTTGCTATAGTAGACTTGAGAAACATGCATACGGTCAAAGTAGATATTCATAGCCAAACTGCGTGGGTTGAAGCCGGAGCTACCCTTGGAGAAGTTTATTATTGGATCAATGAGATGAATGAGAATTTTAGTTTTCCTGGTGGGTATTGCCCTACTGTTGGCGTAGGTGGACACTTTAGTGGAGGAGGCTATGGAGCATTGATGCGAAATTATGGCCTTGCGGCTGATAATATCATTGATGCACACTTAGTCAATGTTGATGGAAAAGTTCTAGATCGAAAATCCATGGGAGAAGATCTATTTTGGGCTATACGTGGTGGAGGAGGAGAAAACTTTGGAATCATTGCAGCATGGAAAATCAAACTTGTTGTTGTCCCATCAAAGGCTACTATATTCAGTGTTAAAAAGAACATGGAGATACATGGGCTTGTCAAGTTATTTAACAAATGGCAAAATATTGCTTACAAGTATGACAAAGATTTAATGCTCACGACTCACTTCAGAACTAGGAATATTACAGATAATCATGGGAAGAATAAGACTACAGTACATGGTTACTTCTCTTCCATTTTTCTTGGTGGAGTGGATAGTCTAGTTGACTTGATGAACAAGAGCTTTCCTGAGTTGGGTATTAAAAAAACTGATTGCAAAGAATTGAGCTGGATTGATACAACCATCTTCTACAGTGGTGTTGTAAATTACAACACTGctaattttaaaaaggaaattttGCTTGATAGATCAGCTGGGAAGAAGACGGCTTTCTCAATTAAGTTAGACTATGTTAAGAAACTAATACCTGAAACTGCAATGGtcaaaattttggaaaaattataTGAAGAAGAGGTAGGAGTTGGGATGTATGTGTTGTACCCTTACGGTGGTATAATGGATGAGATTTCAGAATCAGCAATTCCATTCCCTCATCGAGCTGGAATAATGTATGAACTTTGGTACACTGCTACCTGGGAGAAGCAAGAAGATAACGAAAAGCATATAAACTGGGTTCGAAGTGTTTATAATTTCACAACTCCTTATGTGTCCCAAAATCCAAGATTGGCGTATCTCAATTATAGGGACCTTGATTTAGGAAAAACTAATCCTGAGAGTCCTAATAATTACACACAAGCACGTATTTGGGGTGAAAAGTATTTTGGTAAAAATTTTAACAGGTTAGTTAAGGTGAAAACCAAAGCTGAtcccaataatttttttagaaacgAACAAAGTATCCCACCTCTTCCACCGCGTCATCATTAA